In Candidatus Roseilinea sp., one DNA window encodes the following:
- the coaD gene encoding phosphopantetheine adenylyltransferase produces MTIALYPGTFDPFHNGHLDIAQRALALFDELIIGVYDQPDKKLLFSHEERIALVREVLRDLGVDGRTRVAGYSGLTVNFARKVGASVLIRGLRNSVDFNFELQQAQTNHWLAADIEVICLFANAPNHFLSATLIRQIATLGGDVTALVPASVARALRQLK; encoded by the coding sequence ATGACCATCGCGCTCTACCCCGGCACGTTCGACCCTTTTCACAACGGGCATCTCGACATCGCTCAACGCGCGCTGGCGCTGTTCGACGAGCTGATCATCGGCGTCTATGACCAGCCGGACAAAAAGCTGCTCTTCTCGCATGAGGAGCGCATCGCGCTGGTGCGCGAGGTGCTGCGCGATCTGGGCGTGGATGGGCGGACGCGCGTCGCCGGCTACAGCGGCTTGACGGTGAACTTCGCACGAAAAGTTGGGGCGTCGGTGCTCATCCGTGGCTTGCGCAATAGCGTGGACTTCAACTTCGAGTTGCAGCAGGCACAAACCAACCACTGGCTGGCGGCGGATATCGAGGTGATCTGCCTATTCGCCAATGCGCCGAACCACTTCCTGAGTGCGACGTTGATCCGGCAGATCGCCACGCTGGGCGGCGACGTCACGGCGCTCGTGCCGGCGAGTGTGGCGCGCGCATTAAGGCAACTTAAATAA
- a CDS encoding DegV domain-containing protein has translation MIKVVTDSTCDVPAGIAERLGITVLPMIVEVDGVAHQDGVTLTRQQFYDSLPTYATFPKTAAGSPELFADAYRAARAAGADGVVSVHIARTVSGVCNAAELAASDVANEGIPVRVVDSGSMTMGLGWLVITAAEMAQRGAPLDEIAAALEAMKQRIRILAMADTLKYLRKSGRVSSLTAGIGELLQIKLLVELKQGAVTQLDRVRTRGRGVERLLEEVRKTPGKAHRFSVVYTGGDQAADIERVRRELQAIAPIEPADPVLVTPVIGAHFGPMGLGVVIVNE, from the coding sequence ATGATCAAAGTGGTCACCGATTCCACCTGCGACGTCCCCGCCGGCATCGCCGAACGCCTAGGCATCACGGTCTTGCCGATGATCGTCGAGGTGGACGGTGTGGCCCATCAGGACGGAGTCACCCTCACCCGCCAGCAGTTCTACGATAGCCTGCCGACCTACGCGACCTTCCCCAAGACGGCAGCCGGCTCGCCGGAGCTATTCGCCGATGCCTACCGTGCTGCGCGCGCCGCCGGCGCAGATGGCGTCGTCTCGGTGCACATCGCTCGCACGGTGAGCGGCGTGTGCAACGCCGCCGAGTTGGCTGCGTCCGACGTGGCCAATGAGGGAATCCCCGTGCGCGTGGTGGATTCCGGCTCGATGACCATGGGGTTGGGCTGGCTGGTCATCACGGCCGCCGAGATGGCGCAACGCGGGGCACCGCTCGACGAGATCGCCGCGGCGCTGGAGGCGATGAAACAACGCATCCGCATCCTGGCGATGGCCGACACCCTGAAGTATCTGCGCAAAAGTGGGCGTGTGTCGTCGCTCACCGCCGGCATCGGCGAGTTATTGCAGATCAAGCTGCTGGTCGAACTCAAGCAAGGCGCGGTCACCCAACTGGATCGCGTGCGCACGCGGGGACGCGGCGTCGAACGTCTGCTGGAAGAGGTGCGCAAGACGCCGGGCAAGGCTCATCGCTTCTCCGTCGTTTACACCGGCGGCGACCAGGCGGCCGACATCGAACGTGTGCGCCGCGAGTTGCAGGCGATTGCGCCCATCGAGCCCGCCGATCCCGTGCTCGTCACACCCGTCATCGGCGCGCACTTCGGGCCGATGGGCCTTGGCGTGGTGATCGTGAACGAGTAG
- the recG gene encoding ATP-dependent DNA helicase RecG produces MPNQATEKLLKILRLEAQTGYHDKAVTRGLQSFAAAWLADAARNDIDPEWAETIAQEMRDYSASTDEAHRRARLEALVTRLRSPVLRSATQARAKDAAGQPSAQRLSEGAIKFATENQASTTFEVPPVEIAPVVTTAPTTDAAPTRRTEPPRPPERLAQPSRREPRPPRPREAGLGLDAPVTKISGIGDFNAQKLARLGIHTIRDLLYYFPVRYDDYSALKTINQLFYGEQVTIIGRIASVRKHRTKSNLMIVRAVIEDASGAIECSWFTSERYADNLMKQLAVGREIVISGKVTEYLGRLTFQNPTYEPAEREWITGGSIVPVYRLTEGLQPLLLRRVMKRVVEYWPSRVPEHLPEDVRSELRLMPIAEALREIHFPRSMRSQESARRRLAFDELFTLQLAVLRQRQIWRQEPAQALQADPAVLDRLIAALPYQLTGAQQRALDAIVKDLSRPNAMHRLLQGDVGSGKTVVAALSMALVASLGVQSAMMAPTEILAEQHFKTVKRLFDAFAERGAVAPIALALLTGSTKPGEKRAIYDGLADGSIRVVIGTHALIQEAVSFQNLGLVVVDEQHRFGVLQRTALRQKGGVLNPHTLVMTATPIPRTLALTLYGDLDNTVLDEMPPGRQPIETHWFTPAERERAYNFVRYQVEQGRQAFIICPLVEESDKIEAKAAVEEYERLQREVFPTLKLGLLHGKMKPAEKEQAMRAFAHGETHILVSTSVVEVGIDVPNATVMLIEGANRFGLAQLHQFRGRVGRGEHKSYCLLIADTSSVVSDQRLQAIVNTQDGFKLAEIDLEIRGPGEFFGTRQSGDPELKLVSVSDRDLLDAARAQAEKLLERDPELANHPVLAEKVSEFWKHRETVGDAS; encoded by the coding sequence ATGCCAAACCAAGCGACCGAAAAGCTTCTCAAAATCCTCAGGCTCGAAGCGCAGACCGGCTATCACGACAAGGCTGTCACGCGCGGCCTACAGTCGTTCGCTGCCGCTTGGCTGGCCGACGCCGCGCGCAACGACATTGACCCTGAGTGGGCCGAGACGATCGCGCAGGAAATGCGTGACTACAGCGCCTCCACCGATGAGGCACACCGCCGCGCCAGGCTGGAAGCACTGGTGACGCGACTACGGTCGCCGGTCCTGCGCAGCGCCACGCAGGCGCGAGCAAAAGATGCCGCCGGCCAGCCCTCGGCGCAGCGCCTGAGCGAAGGCGCGATCAAGTTTGCGACAGAGAATCAGGCTTCCACGACGTTCGAGGTGCCGCCCGTGGAGATCGCGCCGGTCGTCACGACTGCGCCGACCACCGACGCTGCACCCACCCGACGCACCGAGCCGCCACGCCCGCCGGAGCGCCTTGCACAGCCGTCTCGACGCGAGCCGCGTCCCCCCCGTCCGCGCGAAGCCGGATTAGGCCTAGATGCGCCGGTGACCAAGATCAGCGGCATTGGCGACTTCAACGCGCAAAAACTCGCCCGCCTGGGCATTCACACCATCCGCGACCTACTGTATTACTTCCCGGTGCGCTACGACGACTACAGCGCCTTGAAGACGATCAACCAGCTCTTCTATGGCGAGCAAGTCACCATCATCGGGCGCATTGCGTCGGTGCGCAAACATCGAACGAAAAGCAACTTGATGATCGTGCGCGCGGTTATCGAGGATGCATCGGGCGCAATCGAATGCAGCTGGTTCACCAGCGAGCGCTACGCGGACAACTTGATGAAACAGTTGGCCGTCGGGCGCGAAATCGTCATCAGCGGCAAGGTGACCGAGTATCTGGGCCGGTTGACCTTCCAAAACCCCACCTACGAGCCGGCCGAGCGTGAGTGGATCACCGGCGGCAGCATCGTGCCGGTATATCGCCTCACCGAGGGGCTACAACCTTTGTTGCTGCGCCGGGTGATGAAGCGCGTGGTCGAATATTGGCCTTCGCGCGTGCCGGAGCATCTGCCGGAGGACGTGCGCAGCGAATTACGTCTGATGCCGATCGCAGAGGCCTTGCGCGAAATCCATTTCCCGCGCAGCATGAGGTCGCAGGAAAGCGCGCGCCGCCGGTTGGCCTTCGACGAACTGTTCACTCTGCAATTGGCCGTGTTGCGCCAGCGCCAGATTTGGCGTCAGGAACCGGCGCAGGCGCTGCAGGCCGATCCCGCTGTGCTCGACCGGCTCATTGCTGCCCTGCCCTATCAGCTCACCGGCGCACAGCAACGCGCCCTCGACGCTATCGTCAAAGACCTCAGCCGACCCAACGCGATGCACCGACTGTTGCAAGGCGACGTCGGCTCGGGCAAGACCGTGGTTGCAGCGCTCAGCATGGCTCTCGTAGCCAGCCTGGGTGTGCAATCGGCCATGATGGCGCCGACCGAAATCCTGGCCGAGCAGCACTTCAAGACGGTCAAACGCCTGTTCGACGCCTTTGCCGAGCGCGGCGCCGTCGCGCCGATCGCGCTGGCATTGCTGACCGGCAGCACGAAGCCCGGCGAAAAGCGCGCCATCTACGACGGCCTGGCCGACGGCAGCATCCGCGTCGTGATCGGCACGCATGCCTTGATCCAAGAGGCCGTGTCGTTCCAGAACCTCGGGCTGGTGGTGGTGGACGAGCAGCACCGCTTCGGCGTGCTGCAGCGGACGGCGCTGCGGCAAAAGGGCGGCGTGTTGAACCCACACACGCTGGTGATGACCGCGACGCCCATCCCGCGCACGCTGGCACTCACGTTGTATGGCGACTTGGACAACACCGTGCTCGATGAGATGCCGCCGGGCCGCCAGCCGATCGAGACGCACTGGTTCACGCCTGCCGAGCGCGAACGGGCATACAACTTCGTGCGCTACCAGGTGGAACAAGGCCGGCAAGCCTTCATCATCTGCCCGCTGGTCGAGGAGTCGGACAAGATCGAGGCCAAGGCAGCGGTCGAAGAATACGAGCGCCTACAACGCGAGGTGTTCCCCACGCTCAAGCTGGGCCTGCTGCACGGCAAGATGAAGCCGGCCGAGAAAGAGCAAGCCATGCGCGCTTTCGCCCATGGGGAGACGCACATCCTCGTCTCTACCTCGGTCGTCGAAGTGGGCATTGACGTGCCGAACGCGACGGTGATGTTGATCGAAGGCGCGAACCGCTTCGGCCTAGCGCAACTGCACCAGTTCCGCGGGCGCGTTGGCCGCGGCGAGCATAAGTCCTACTGTCTGCTGATCGCCGACACCAGCTCGGTGGTGAGCGACCAGCGGCTGCAGGCAATCGTGAACACCCAAGATGGTTTCAAGCTGGCCGAGATTGACCTGGAGATTCGGGGGCCAGGCGAGTTCTTCGGCACCCGCCAGAGCGGCGATCCCGAACTGAAGCTGGTCAGCGTGAGCGACCGCGACCTGTTGGACGCAGCACGCGCCCAGGCCGAGAAGCTGCTGGAGCGAGACCCAGAACTGGCGAATCACCCCGTGTTGGCCGAGAAGGTGTCCGAATTCTGGAAGCATCGCGAAACGGTGGGCGACGCAAGCTAA